Proteins encoded within one genomic window of Triticum aestivum cultivar Chinese Spring chromosome 2D, IWGSC CS RefSeq v2.1, whole genome shotgun sequence:
- the LOC123048359 gene encoding uncharacterized protein: protein MAESAGGGEPRLPEELVLWEILTRLPARSLLRCRAVCTSWRRSLTSDTGLLLAHHRHQPALQLVTTGDDLEGRIDALDPRAGERRPVARTDRAASPMDLVLLAACYIGMARYNPTLTVTSINVVLIDMISESHLHRRFLFRKISVPAFHLIF from the exons ATGGCTGAATCGGCCGGCGGCGGTGAGCCCCGGCTCCCCGAGGAGCTCGTCCTCTGGGAGATCCTGACGCGCCTGCCGGCGAGGTCCCTCCTACGGTGCCGCGCCGTCTGCACATCCTGGCGCCGCAGCCTCACCTCCGACACGGGCCTCCTCCTCGCGCACCATCGCCACCAGCCGGCGCTCCAGCTCGTCACCACCGGGGACGACCTGGAGGGCAGGATCGACGCGCTGGACCcccgcgccggcgagcgccgccccgtcgcccgcaCGGACCGGGCCGCCTCCCCCATGGACCTCGTTCTGCTCGCCGCCTGCTATATAGGAATGGCACG GTATAACCCTACTCTTACTGTAACAAGTATCAATGTTGTGTTAATCGATATGATATCTGAGAGTCATCTTCATCGGAGGTTTTTGTTTCGAAAAATATCGGTTCCTGCTTTTCACCTTATTTTTTGA
- the LOC123051176 gene encoding ruBisCO large subunit-binding protein subunit alpha, chloroplastic-like gives MASANAISTASLLRSFSSQGRLRRSKNGRSSRLVVRADAKEIAFDQKSRAALQAGVEKLASAVGVTLGPRGRNVVLDEYGNPKVVNDGVTIARAIELANPMENAGAALIREVASKTNDSAGDGTTTACVLAREIIKLGILSVTSGANPVSLKKGIDKTVQGLIEELERKARPVKGSGDIKAVASISAGNDELIGAMIADAIDKVGPDGVLSIESSSSFETTVDVEEGMEIDRGYISPQFVTNLEKSIVEFENARVLITDQKITSIKEIIPLLEQTTQLRCPLFIVAEDITGEALATLVVNKLRGIINVAAIKAPSFGERRKAVLQDIAIVTGAEYLAKDLGLLVENATVDQLGTARKITIHQTTTTLIADAASKDEIQARVAQLKKELSETDSIYDSEKLAERIAKLSGGVAVIKVGATTETELEDRQLRIEDAKNATFAAIEEGIVPGGGAAYVHLSTYVPAIKETIEDHDERLGADIIQKALQAPASLIANNAGVEGEVVIEKIRESEWEMGYNAMTDKYENLIESGVIDPAKVTRCALQNAASVSGMVLTTQAIVVEKPKPKPKVAEPAEGQLSV, from the exons ATGGCGTCGGCCAACGCCATCTCCACCGCCTCCCTCCTCCGCTCCTTCTCCTCCCAG GGGAGGCTGAGGAGGTCCAAGAACGGCCGCTCGTCGCGGCTGGTGGTGCGCGCGGACGCCAAGGAAATCGCCTTCGACCAGAAGTCCCGCGCCGCGCTCCAGGCCGGCGTCGAGAAGCTCGCCAGCGCCGTCGGCGTCACCCTCGGCCCGCGAG GGAGGAACGTAGTGCTGGATGAGTATGGCAACCCCAAAGTGGTGAACGATGGTGTTACCATTGCCCGTGCTATTGAGCTAGCTAACCCAATGGAAAATGCTGGTGCAGCTCTGATTCGTGAG GTTGCTAGTAAGACCAATGATTCTGCTGGTGATGGGACTACGACTGCTTGTGTCCTTGCTCGAGAAATCATCAAgctgggcattttgagtgtaacTTCTGGTGCAAACCCTGTATCGCTTAAGAAAGGAATAGACAAAACTGTCCAGGGTCTGATCGAAGAGCTTGAAAGAAAAGCTAGACCAGTCAAGGGCAGTGGTGATATCAAAG CTGTTGCCTCTATCTCTGCTGGTAACGATGAACTTATCGGAGCCATGATTGCTGATGCCATTGACAAAGTGGGCCCAGATGGTGTCCTTTCGATCGAGTCATCTTCATCTTTTGAGACTACTGTTGATGTTGAAGAAGGAATGGAG ATTGACCGAGGCTACATTTCCCCTCAATTTGTGACAAACCTTGAGAAATCTATTGTGGAGTTTGAGAACGCTAGAGTTCTTATAACTGATCAGAAGATCACAAGCATAAAGGAAATCATTCCACTTCTGGAGCAGACTACACAGTTGAGATGCCCGCTGTTTATTGTAGCTGAGGACATTACTGGTGAAGCTTTGGCGACTCTTGTTGTTAACAAGCTCAGAGGTATTATTAATGTTGCGGCGATCAAAGCCCCAAGTTTTGGTGAGCGGCGGAAGGCTGTCCTTCAGGATATTGCCATCGTGACAG GCGCTGAGTACCTAGCGAAGGATCTTGGTCTGTTGGTTGAGAATGCAACAGTAGATCAACTTGGGACAGCAAGGAAAATCACAATCCATCAGACTACAACTACCCTCATAGCAGATGCGGCTAGCAAAGACGAGATCCAGGCGAGGGTTGCACAGCTAAAGAAGGAGCTTTCTGAAACTGATTCCATCTATGACTCTGAGAAATTGGCTGAGAGGATTGCCAAGCTTTCTGGTGGTGTGGCCGTCATCAAGGTTGGAGCAACAACCGAGACAGAGCTCGAGGACCGTCAGCTGCGGATTGAGGACGCGAAGAATGCCACTTTCGCAGCCATCGAGGAGGGCATTGTTCCCGGTGGTGGTGCGGCGTATGTGCACCTGTCTACTTACGTCCCCGCGATCAAAGAAACCATCGAAGACCATGATGAGCGCCTTGGTGCTGACATCATTCAAAAG GCATTGCAAGCACCGGCGTCACTGATCGCCAACAACGCCGGAGTGGAAGGGGAGGTCGTGATCGAGAAGATCAGGGAGAGCGAGTGGGAGATGGGTTACAACGCGATGACCGACAAGTACGAGAACCTGATCGAGTCGGGCGTCATCGACCCCGCCAAGGTGACGAGATGCGCGCTCCAGAACGCTGCCTCGGTGTCCGGAATGGTCCTCACCACGCAAGCGATCGTCGTCGAGAAGCCCAAGCCGAAGCCTAAGGTCGCCGAGCCAGCGGAGGGGCAGCTCTCCGTCTGA
- the LOC123048358 gene encoding putative invertase inhibitor, protein MMTTAPLQALSSALVLLLLAQHARTARASALEDTCRLVGTGGTQDYDFCVKTLGADPASATADELGLAVIALRMARATAKATGDRIATLRAAETSPRRRLALDECAKDYTWTVRRLGRAAKDFATGGDEDRLTESEATTLLGTFVTRRRAATRRSSSRPARGRR, encoded by the coding sequence ATGATGACCACGGCTCCTCTCCAAGCTCTCTCCTCTGCCCTCGTCCTCTTGCTCCTCGCGCAGCACGCGCGCACGGCGAGGGCGAGCGCGCTAGAGGACACGTGCAGGCTCGTCGGCACCGGCGGGACGCAGGACTACGACTTCTGCGTGAAGACGCTGGGGGCGGACCCGGCGAGCGCGACGGCCGACGAGCTCGGCCTGGCCGTCATCGCGTTGAGGATGGCCAGGGCGACCGCCAAGGCCACCGGCGACCGCATCGCCACGCTGCGGGCCGCCGAGACGTCGCCCCGGCGGCGGCTGGCCCTGGACGAGTGCGCCAAGGATTACACCTGGACCGTGCGCCGGCTGGGGCGCGCCGCCAAGGACTTTGCCACGGGCGGGGACGAGGACAGGCTGACGGAGTCGGAGGCGACCACCTTGCTGGGGACGTTCGTGACACGCCGGCGCGCTGCGACAAGGCGTTCGTCCTCTAGGCCGGCGAGAGGTCGCCGCTGA